The following proteins come from a genomic window of Flavobacterium eburneipallidum:
- a CDS encoding 3-oxoacyl-ACP synthase III family protein: protein MYHSKIAGLGFYVPDNVVTNDDLSKIMDTNDEWIQERTGIKERRHIIRGEDTTTTMGVKAAKIAIERSGIAKEDIDFIVFATLSPDYYFPGPGVLVQRDLGLKTVGALDVRCQCSGFVYAISVADQYIKTGMYKNILVIGSEVHSSGLDMTTRGRNVSVIFGDGAGAAILSREDDVTKGILTTHLHSEGIHAEELVLKAPGMGGRWVSDILADNNPDDESYLPYMNGQFVFKNAVVRFAEVINEGLQANDLQVSDIDMLIPHQANLRISQFIQSKFRLNDDQVYNNVQKYGNTTAASIPIALTEAWEQGKIKSGDLVVLAAFGSGFTWGSVIIRW, encoded by the coding sequence ATGTATCATTCAAAAATAGCAGGATTAGGATTTTATGTTCCAGATAATGTAGTTACTAATGATGATTTGTCTAAAATTATGGATACTAATGACGAATGGATTCAGGAGCGAACTGGAATTAAGGAACGCCGACACATCATCAGGGGCGAAGATACAACAACAACCATGGGTGTTAAAGCTGCGAAAATTGCCATTGAACGTTCTGGAATTGCAAAAGAAGATATAGATTTTATCGTTTTTGCTACTTTGAGTCCTGATTATTATTTTCCTGGCCCAGGCGTTTTGGTGCAACGTGATTTGGGGTTGAAAACAGTTGGTGCTTTGGATGTTAGATGCCAATGTTCGGGTTTTGTCTATGCAATTTCGGTAGCGGATCAATACATCAAAACAGGAATGTACAAAAACATTTTGGTCATTGGTTCCGAGGTTCATTCGTCAGGTTTGGATATGACCACTCGAGGTCGAAATGTTTCGGTAATTTTTGGTGATGGAGCAGGAGCAGCCATTTTGAGTAGGGAAGATGATGTGACTAAAGGTATTTTAACCACTCATTTACATTCAGAAGGGATTCATGCCGAGGAATTGGTCTTGAAAGCACCTGGGATGGGAGGACGATGGGTGAGTGACATCCTAGCGGATAATAATCCTGATGACGAAAGTTATTTACCTTACATGAACGGACAATTTGTATTCAAAAATGCAGTAGTTCGTTTTGCCGAAGTCATTAACGAAGGATTACAAGCTAATGATTTACAAGTTTCGGATATCGATATGTTGATTCCGCACCAAGCGAATTTGAGGATTTCGCAATTCATTCAAAGTAAATTCAGGTTGAATGATGATCAGGTGTACAATAACGTTCAAAAATATGGAAATACCACCGCAGCATCTATTCCCATTGCCTTGACCGAAGCTTGGGAGCAAGGCAAAATCAAGTCGGGCGATTTAGTAGTTCTGGCTGCTTTTGGTAGCGGATTTACATGGGGAAGTGTTATTATTAGATGGTAA
- a CDS encoding T9SS C-terminal target domain-containing protein, whose amino-acid sequence MKKTILFFLLLATSTYSQISGCTDSLAKNFNPDATENDGSCEYAFAKIKPETSQKLSDSLIETSGLTTFDNLLWTHNDNYDTTIYGMYLNGKIQRKIKLEKIINTDWEEIAQDSGYIYIGDFGNNAQGNRKDLHILRIEKKSFLTHQPVIDTIAFSYSNQTDFRIKKSNSTDFDCEAFVVTKNNILLFSKQWKGIKTNVYMIPKRPGNYIAQLKTTLNTKGLITGATLLASENGIVLCGYTKLLQPFLYLIYDLKNYNFSTANQRRIKLSLPFHQIEGITTLDEKLFYLTNESFVRKPFINKSQQLHAVDLSLFLKE is encoded by the coding sequence ATGAAAAAAACAATTCTATTTTTCCTATTATTAGCTACGTCAACCTATAGTCAAATATCAGGTTGTACCGATTCGCTAGCTAAAAATTTTAATCCTGATGCTACTGAAAATGATGGGAGTTGTGAATATGCTTTTGCCAAAATCAAACCAGAAACAAGTCAAAAATTGAGCGACAGTTTAATAGAAACTTCGGGTTTGACTACTTTTGATAATTTACTTTGGACGCATAATGACAACTATGATACCACAATTTATGGAATGTATTTGAATGGAAAAATTCAAAGAAAAATCAAACTCGAAAAGATAATCAATACCGATTGGGAAGAAATAGCACAAGACAGCGGCTACATCTACATTGGCGATTTCGGAAATAATGCACAAGGCAATCGAAAGGATTTACATATTTTAAGAATAGAGAAAAAATCTTTTTTGACACACCAACCTGTAATAGATACCATCGCTTTTTCGTATTCGAATCAAACGGATTTCAGAATAAAAAAATCAAACAGTACTGATTTTGATTGCGAAGCATTTGTAGTAACTAAAAACAATATACTCTTGTTTTCAAAGCAATGGAAGGGTATCAAAACCAATGTTTACATGATACCCAAACGTCCTGGCAACTATATAGCGCAATTAAAAACAACCTTAAATACAAAAGGATTGATAACAGGAGCAACACTTTTAGCTTCTGAAAATGGAATTGTTCTTTGTGGTTATACAAAACTTTTACAACCGTTTTTATATCTCATCTATGATTTAAAAAACTATAATTTCTCGACAGCAAATCAACGAAGAATAAAACTTTCACTGCCTTTTCATCAAATAGAAGGCATTACTACTCTAGACGAAAAACTGTTTTATCTAACCAATGAATCCTTTGTTCGAAAACCGTTTATTAATAAATCACAACAATTGCATGCAGTGGATTTGAGTTTGTTTTTGAAGGAATGA
- a CDS encoding polysaccharide biosynthesis C-terminal domain-containing protein: MGIVLNQSLKNTIITYIGFAIGGINTIYLYPVFLGATYYALTNYILSSANVIMPIFAIGMQNTLVKFYSQCQTNEERSRFLSFTVLFPLLVIIPMFLIGFYFFDEIVFFLSKKNIIVKNYIWLIPFIGICMAYFEIFYAWLRVHMHSVFGNFIKEVGLRLASLFLLIAVYYDWMTVEGFVYATAVVYLLALLVTMFYAFSIEKPHFQFTIPANTKDVLVYTFYIILSGSVANLLLDGDKMILNQYMNIENIAYYSVATYIALVISVPSRAMHQIVYPITAKLMHENKHDEMDILYKKTSINLQVVGGFVMLGIFVNINQLYELVPPEYAGGIMVVFMIGLSKYFDLILGNNNAIIFNTKYYRAVLFLGVLLVILTVGLNMIFIPIYGIIGSAFATLLSITLYSLAKLLFVVKRLHLYPFTKQTLYSIYLTAILFVAFYFWDFPFHPLVSILLKSLLMTIAYLYLNYKFVISVEINQVMDTILKKLRIVK, translated from the coding sequence ATGGGAATAGTATTAAATCAGTCCTTAAAAAACACCATAATTACTTACATCGGTTTTGCGATTGGAGGGATCAATACCATTTATTTGTATCCTGTTTTTTTGGGTGCAACTTATTATGCTTTGACTAATTATATACTGTCGTCAGCCAATGTAATTATGCCCATTTTTGCCATTGGAATGCAAAATACACTGGTCAAATTCTATTCGCAATGCCAAACTAATGAGGAGCGATCCCGGTTTTTATCTTTTACAGTTTTGTTTCCTTTGCTTGTCATAATTCCCATGTTTTTGATTGGTTTCTACTTTTTTGATGAAATTGTTTTCTTTCTTTCGAAAAAGAATATTATCGTAAAAAATTATATTTGGCTGATTCCCTTCATCGGAATTTGTATGGCTTATTTTGAGATTTTCTATGCTTGGTTGCGGGTTCACATGCACTCGGTTTTTGGAAATTTTATCAAAGAAGTAGGTTTGCGGCTGGCTTCTTTATTCTTATTGATTGCTGTTTATTATGATTGGATGACTGTGGAAGGTTTTGTTTACGCCACGGCTGTAGTCTATCTTTTGGCACTTTTGGTAACGATGTTTTATGCTTTTAGTATCGAAAAACCTCATTTTCAGTTTACGATTCCTGCTAATACCAAAGATGTTTTGGTTTATACTTTCTACATTATTTTATCAGGAAGTGTTGCCAATTTGTTGTTGGATGGCGATAAAATGATTCTGAATCAATACATGAATATTGAGAACATTGCCTACTATTCGGTGGCTACTTATATTGCTTTGGTTATCTCGGTTCCTAGTCGCGCGATGCACCAAATTGTCTATCCAATAACCGCCAAATTAATGCACGAAAACAAGCACGATGAAATGGATATTTTATACAAAAAAACCTCGATCAATCTTCAAGTTGTGGGTGGTTTTGTAATGTTGGGCATTTTTGTCAACATCAATCAATTGTATGAATTGGTTCCGCCCGAATATGCAGGTGGAATTATGGTGGTTTTTATGATTGGCTTGTCTAAATATTTTGATTTGATTTTGGGGAATAATAATGCCATTATTTTCAATACCAAATACTATCGTGCGGTGTTGTTTCTTGGAGTGTTGCTGGTGATTTTAACCGTAGGATTGAATATGATTTTTATTCCAATTTATGGAATTATTGGTTCAGCATTCGCTACTTTATTGTCGATTACTTTGTACAGTTTAGCCAAATTGCTTTTTGTCGTGAAACGCTTGCATTTGTATCCATTTACCAAGCAAACACTGTATTCTATTTATCTAACGGCAATTTTGTTTGTAGCTTTTTATTTCTGGGATTTTCCTTTTCACCCATTAGTTTCTATCTTATTGAAATCACTTTTAATGACGATTGCTTATTTGTATCTGAATTACAAATTTGTGATTTCAGTTGAAATTAATCAAGTGATGGATACAATTTTGAAGAAATTGAGGATTGTTAAGTGA
- a CDS encoding glycosyltransferase family 4 protein, which translates to MKPQKLLIITYYWPPAGGPGVQRWLKFVKYLPDFGVQPIVYIPENPTYPIVDENLVDEVSDKAIILKHKIFEPYQLASFLSKNKTKKMNSGIIPNKKKQSFLDKTLLWIRGNLFIPDARVFWVKPSVLFLQKYIAENNIDTIVTSGPPHSLHLIGLELKQKLNVKWYADFRDPWTTIGYHKSLRLSDYAAKKHKQLEHQVLNTADTIIVTSNTTKTEFQAITNQPIAVITNGYDTENVTQQPLDTKFSLAHIGSFLSERNPQLLWETLIELIHEIPDFKSHLELKLIGAVSQEVLETINQFGLNPYLKNLGYVSHSEAIAHQRKSQVLLLIEINSEDTKSIIPGKLFEYMVSNRPIIAIGPNGSDFAEIITNTNTGMFFDYSEKMKLKSVLLGYYNQFLEGKLQSNAVGLQQYSRKSLTEQLVKLIHSEI; encoded by the coding sequence TTGAAACCACAAAAACTTCTTATAATAACTTATTATTGGCCGCCAGCTGGTGGACCAGGTGTTCAGCGTTGGTTGAAATTTGTGAAATATTTACCTGATTTTGGCGTTCAGCCGATTGTTTATATTCCAGAAAATCCCACTTATCCTATTGTTGATGAAAACTTGGTTGATGAGGTTTCAGACAAAGCCATTATTCTGAAACATAAAATATTCGAACCGTATCAATTGGCTTCTTTTCTTTCGAAGAATAAAACCAAAAAAATGAATTCGGGAATTATTCCCAATAAAAAGAAGCAATCTTTTTTAGACAAAACTTTGCTTTGGATTCGAGGTAATTTGTTTATTCCAGATGCTAGAGTTTTTTGGGTTAAACCTTCAGTGTTATTTTTACAAAAATACATTGCCGAAAATAATATTGATACTATTGTTACTTCGGGACCACCTCATAGTTTACACCTTATTGGACTCGAATTAAAACAAAAATTAAATGTAAAATGGTATGCCGATTTTCGTGATCCTTGGACAACCATTGGCTATCACAAATCTTTGCGATTGTCTGATTATGCAGCCAAAAAACACAAGCAATTAGAACATCAAGTGTTGAATACTGCTGATACGATTATTGTAACCAGCAACACCACCAAAACCGAATTTCAAGCTATTACAAACCAACCAATCGCAGTAATCACGAACGGTTATGATACTGAAAATGTAACCCAACAGCCTTTGGATACTAAATTTTCTTTAGCACACATTGGTTCTTTTCTTTCCGAAAGAAATCCGCAATTATTGTGGGAAACTTTGATAGAATTAATTCATGAAATTCCAGATTTTAAATCGCATTTGGAGTTGAAATTAATTGGAGCAGTAAGTCAAGAAGTGTTAGAAACCATTAACCAATTTGGATTGAATCCCTATTTGAAGAATTTGGGATACGTTTCGCATTCCGAAGCTATTGCACATCAAAGGAAATCACAAGTTTTACTGCTTATCGAAATCAATTCAGAAGACACTAAAAGCATTATTCCAGGAAAATTATTCGAATATATGGTTTCAAACAGGCCTATTATTGCTATTGGTCCAAACGGTTCTGATTTTGCCGAAATTATTACCAATACCAATACAGGAATGTTTTTTGATTATTCCGAGAAAATGAAACTAAAAAGTGTACTTTTGGGCTATTATAATCAGTTTTTGGAAGGCAAACTCCAATCGAATGCGGTTGGTTTGCAACAATATTCTAGAAAGAGTTTGACAGAGCAATTAGTTAAATTAATTCATTCTGAAATATGA
- a CDS encoding YfhO family protein, with translation MKQLQKCYPHALVLLGFVLISLIYFYPVLQGKQIFQSDIAQYTGMAKEQNDFRKAEKTEPYWTNSAFGGMPTYQLGAKYPHDYVGMIDDALRFLPRPADYLFLYFLGFYGLLLVLKIDPLKAFFGALAFGFSTYLIIILGVGHNAKAHAIAYMPLVIAGVLLVFQKKYIWGGLLTMFAGALEINANHFQMTYYLLIFLLVVSGYFIYQAVKEKEYKSLMVSFGVLLLAGIFAIGSNATNLLATVEYADFSTRGKSELSVNADGTKSVGNSALSHDYITEYSYGIAESFNLIAPRLFGGSNSEKLGTDSKMYEFMMGQGVPEAQANDFVSGMPTYWGDQPIVAAPAYIGIVVFFLGVLALFADKRKIKYVFLSGAIVALILSWGKNFPALTDFFIENVPMYNKFRAVSSIQVILELCFPVLAIMGLQSFFNLEKEARFKALWQSAAVGFGIIVGLFVMKGSFSFSSANDDYFMQTYGPAFVDALKTDRMTLYSADLLRSGFFILLTAGVLWLFIKEKLAQNTAIIVVGLLMVSDLFFVDKKYVSTKDFVSRSEVEVPFQETPADAQILQDTTHYRVFEVAGNLSSARASYFHKSIGGYSAVKPRRMQQLFDYQIAKNNLEVLNMLNVKYVIQTDSTGASVPVQNPNANGNAWFVKDVLLLNKPDAVMKALDKLDTKNVAVFNIHDYGSKFKNARLKEDFDTNGTIKLDVYKPNYLKYTSENEGNGLAVFSEMYYENGWNAYIDGEKKEHFPVDYVLRAIIVPAGKHTIEFKFEPQVIETGSTITLFSSLGMLLLLIGGVYFERKKQEKRE, from the coding sequence ATGAAGCAACTTCAAAAGTGCTATCCGCACGCTTTAGTCCTACTGGGATTCGTATTAATTTCCTTGATTTATTTTTACCCAGTTTTGCAAGGAAAACAAATTTTTCAATCCGATATTGCTCAATATACCGGAATGGCAAAAGAGCAAAACGATTTTAGAAAAGCCGAAAAAACAGAACCCTATTGGACTAATTCCGCTTTTGGAGGAATGCCAACCTATCAATTAGGAGCTAAGTATCCACACGATTATGTAGGAATGATTGACGATGCTTTGCGATTTTTGCCACGTCCAGCCGATTATTTGTTTCTATACTTTCTTGGATTTTACGGATTACTTTTGGTACTGAAAATTGATCCGCTCAAGGCTTTTTTCGGAGCTTTAGCTTTTGGATTTTCTACTTATTTGATTATTATTCTTGGTGTGGGTCACAATGCCAAAGCTCATGCAATTGCCTATATGCCGTTAGTCATTGCTGGTGTACTACTGGTTTTTCAGAAGAAATATATTTGGGGAGGACTGCTCACCATGTTTGCTGGTGCTTTAGAAATTAATGCCAATCACTTTCAAATGACGTATTATTTGTTAATTTTCTTATTGGTTGTTTCGGGGTATTTTATTTATCAAGCTGTTAAAGAAAAAGAATACAAATCTTTGATGGTTTCCTTTGGCGTTTTACTGCTAGCAGGGATTTTTGCCATTGGTTCGAATGCGACTAATTTGTTAGCAACAGTAGAATATGCCGATTTTAGTACCCGTGGAAAAAGCGAATTATCCGTTAATGCTGACGGAACTAAAAGCGTTGGAAATAGTGCCTTGTCTCACGATTATATCACAGAATACAGTTACGGAATTGCCGAAAGTTTCAACCTGATTGCGCCAAGACTTTTTGGAGGTTCGAACAGTGAAAAACTTGGAACGGACAGCAAAATGTATGAATTTATGATGGGGCAAGGGGTTCCGGAAGCGCAAGCCAATGATTTTGTTTCGGGAATGCCGACGTATTGGGGCGACCAACCCATTGTGGCTGCACCGGCTTACATTGGTATCGTGGTTTTCTTTTTGGGAGTCTTGGCCTTGTTCGCCGATAAACGAAAAATAAAATACGTTTTTCTTTCTGGCGCAATCGTTGCTTTGATTCTTTCTTGGGGAAAAAATTTCCCAGCCTTAACGGACTTTTTTATCGAAAATGTACCGATGTACAATAAGTTTAGAGCCGTTTCTTCGATACAAGTTATTTTAGAATTATGCTTTCCAGTGTTGGCTATTATGGGATTGCAATCTTTCTTTAATTTAGAAAAAGAAGCCCGATTCAAAGCCTTGTGGCAATCGGCTGCAGTAGGTTTTGGAATTATTGTAGGGTTATTTGTGATGAAAGGTAGTTTCAGTTTTTCAAGTGCTAATGATGATTATTTTATGCAAACTTATGGACCTGCTTTTGTTGATGCCTTGAAAACGGATCGAATGACACTTTATTCGGCTGATTTGTTGCGTTCTGGATTTTTTATTTTGCTTACAGCTGGAGTTTTGTGGTTGTTTATCAAAGAAAAATTAGCGCAAAACACCGCCATAATTGTTGTGGGATTATTGATGGTGTCAGACTTGTTTTTTGTAGATAAAAAATACGTTTCGACCAAAGATTTTGTGAGCCGAAGCGAAGTAGAAGTGCCTTTTCAGGAAACACCAGCCGATGCTCAAATTTTGCAGGACACCACACATTACAGAGTTTTTGAAGTGGCAGGCAATTTATCGAGTGCACGAGCTTCTTATTTTCATAAATCGATTGGCGGGTATAGTGCAGTGAAACCTCGTAGAATGCAACAATTATTTGATTATCAAATTGCCAAAAACAATCTGGAAGTTTTGAATATGTTGAATGTGAAATATGTTATTCAAACCGATTCGACTGGAGCTTCTGTTCCAGTTCAAAACCCGAATGCCAATGGAAATGCTTGGTTTGTAAAAGATGTTTTGTTATTGAATAAGCCAGATGCTGTAATGAAAGCTTTGGATAAATTAGATACTAAAAATGTGGCTGTTTTCAATATTCATGATTATGGATCTAAATTTAAAAATGCCCGTTTGAAAGAGGATTTTGATACTAACGGAACTATAAAGCTGGATGTTTATAAACCCAATTATTTGAAATATACTTCTGAAAATGAAGGAAATGGTTTGGCAGTTTTTTCTGAAATGTACTATGAAAATGGTTGGAATGCATATATCGATGGCGAAAAGAAAGAACATTTTCCTGTAGATTATGTATTAAGAGCCATTATAGTTCCAGCAGGAAAGCACACTATTGAATTCAAGTTTGAACCACAAGTGATAGAAACTGGAAGCACCATTACGCTTTTCAGTTCTTTGGGAATGTTATTACTGTTGATAGGTGGTGTTTATTTTGAGAGAAAGAAGCAAGAAAAAAGAGAATAG
- a CDS encoding DUF4834 family protein produces the protein MQEASLTGIFKTLCYIIGFYYIFKFLAKLFLPILVKKAVEKAGENFQKQQNYSQQTNWNKTKSADEIIIDTSNVKTTRQTKKVGDYVDYEEID, from the coding sequence ATGCAAGAAGCCTCCCTTACTGGTATTTTCAAAACCTTGTGTTACATCATTGGGTTCTATTATATTTTTAAATTTTTGGCCAAATTATTTTTGCCTATTTTGGTAAAAAAAGCAGTGGAAAAAGCAGGCGAAAATTTCCAAAAACAACAAAATTATTCACAACAGACGAATTGGAATAAAACCAAAAGTGCTGACGAAATCATTATTGATACTTCCAATGTAAAAACCACTCGCCAAACCAAAAAAGTAGGCGATTATGTGGATTACGAAGAAATAGATTAA
- a CDS encoding transporter: MYKIKKLVCLAFFLTPIFHYAQHTDEINSNRPGETMSAFAVGKSVIQVESGIYGIKENHSILNYDANGFGIDMTLRWGLFMEKLELIGDFQYQYEVFNPAVRYPDRSAFKQTILGAKYLIYDPFKNYEKRINIYSWKANHSFNWRQLIPAVSVFAGANLTFSGNPYYFSPDAAITPKIVLIAQNHLGDGSWVFVTNIIADYIGSDYPSYGYGITLTKGFNRNWSGFIENQGYMSDFYSDAIVRGGAAYLIHKDLQVDASISTSLKDTPSILYGGIGFSWRYDANYKEVRMNIDSDKKSDSKSKKSKKRKDTVESPK, from the coding sequence ATGTACAAAATCAAAAAACTTGTTTGCCTTGCATTTTTCTTAACTCCAATATTCCATTACGCACAGCATACAGACGAAATCAATTCGAATCGACCAGGCGAAACCATGTCGGCTTTTGCAGTAGGAAAATCGGTTATTCAAGTAGAATCTGGTATTTATGGCATCAAAGAAAATCATTCTATTTTGAATTACGATGCCAATGGATTTGGAATAGACATGACCTTGAGATGGGGATTGTTTATGGAAAAACTAGAATTAATCGGTGATTTTCAATATCAGTACGAAGTATTCAATCCTGCAGTTCGATATCCAGACCGATCAGCATTTAAGCAAACCATATTAGGCGCAAAATACTTGATTTATGATCCTTTCAAAAATTATGAAAAAAGAATAAACATTTACAGCTGGAAAGCCAATCATTCTTTTAACTGGCGTCAATTAATTCCTGCGGTTTCTGTATTTGCAGGAGCCAATCTTACTTTTTCTGGCAATCCGTATTATTTTTCTCCAGACGCAGCCATTACACCAAAAATTGTACTGATTGCGCAAAATCATTTGGGTGACGGAAGTTGGGTTTTTGTAACCAATATTATTGCCGATTACATTGGATCGGATTATCCAAGTTATGGTTATGGCATTACACTAACGAAAGGTTTTAATAGAAATTGGTCTGGATTTATAGAAAACCAAGGCTACATGAGCGATTTTTATAGCGATGCCATAGTTCGTGGTGGAGCCGCTTATTTAATTCATAAAGATTTACAAGTAGATGCTTCCATTAGTACCAGCCTCAAAGATACGCCTTCCATACTCTACGGAGGCATCGGATTTTCTTGGCGTTATGATGCTAATTACAAAGAAGTTCGAATGAATATCGATTCTGATAAAAAATCGGATTCCAAATCCAAAAAAAGTAAAAAACGAAAAGACACAGTAGAATCTCCTAAATAA
- a CDS encoding GTP cyclohydrolase — protein MITIKEAVTKKEMTEFVKFPFSLYKDNKYWVPPIIADEIASFDRTKNPAFESAEAYFYLAYKNDKIVGRITAIINWNEVNDQQKKKVRFGWFDVIDDIEVTKALLEKVYELGRKNNLEHVEGPMGFSNLDKVGVLTEGFDQMGTMITWYNHPYFAAHLEQLGFVKEKEFIESTFPFSNVKPEFFSKAQALIKKRYELKSLTFTKTKDIMPYVDEMFDLFNNAYASLSSFVAITDIQKEYFKKKYISFINPEYIIFVLDKNNKIVAFSIVMPSFSEALQKAKGKLFPFGFFHLLKARKESKDVVFYLIGVAPEYQNKGVTAIIFEEYFNAFTKKGIVNCIRTPELEENHAIHNLWKNFDPKISCRRKTFMKML, from the coding sequence ATGATTACCATAAAAGAAGCCGTTACCAAAAAGGAAATGACCGAATTTGTAAAATTTCCCTTCTCCTTATACAAAGACAATAAATACTGGGTTCCGCCGATTATCGCAGATGAAATAGCCTCGTTCGACAGAACCAAAAACCCTGCATTCGAAAGTGCCGAAGCTTATTTTTATTTGGCTTATAAAAACGATAAAATTGTAGGTCGAATTACCGCCATAATCAATTGGAATGAAGTGAATGACCAACAAAAAAAGAAAGTTCGTTTTGGTTGGTTTGATGTAATTGACGACATCGAAGTGACCAAAGCTTTACTAGAAAAAGTCTATGAATTGGGAAGAAAAAACAATCTGGAACACGTTGAAGGGCCAATGGGATTTTCTAACCTAGACAAAGTAGGCGTTCTAACCGAAGGTTTTGACCAAATGGGAACCATGATAACTTGGTATAACCATCCCTATTTTGCGGCTCATCTGGAACAATTGGGCTTTGTAAAAGAAAAGGAATTTATAGAAAGTACATTTCCTTTTTCGAATGTAAAGCCAGAGTTTTTTTCGAAAGCGCAAGCGTTAATCAAAAAGCGATATGAATTAAAAAGTTTGACTTTTACCAAGACTAAAGACATCATGCCTTATGTGGACGAAATGTTTGATTTATTCAATAATGCGTATGCCAGTTTATCCTCTTTTGTAGCTATTACCGATATTCAAAAAGAATATTTCAAGAAGAAATACATCAGTTTTATCAATCCAGAATACATCATTTTTGTATTGGATAAAAACAATAAAATTGTAGCCTTTAGTATAGTAATGCCCAGTTTTTCAGAAGCGTTGCAAAAAGCCAAAGGCAAACTTTTTCCGTTTGGATTTTTCCATTTACTGAAAGCTAGAAAAGAAAGCAAAGATGTAGTTTTCTATCTAATAGGCGTTGCTCCCGAATACCAAAACAAAGGGGTAACAGCGATTATTTTTGAGGAATATTTCAATGCTTTTACCAAAAAAGGAATCGTGAATTGCATCCGAACTCCCGAATTAGAAGAGAATCACGCCATTCATAATTTATGGAAAAATTTCGACCCAAAAATTAGTTGTCGAAGAAAGACTTTTATGAAAATGCTCTAG
- a CDS encoding rhomboid family intramembrane serine protease: protein MMNITPVVKQLLIINILFFIGSQLVPASYDLFALYYPESDKFKGWQLVTHMFMHAPFPNITHILFNMFALYSFGSALEHFWGGKKFLFFYVSCGLGAALLHTGVNYYYFQEGISTLTANGFVKADILQTLNEGKINTRWQDLMSAIDFENFTSSYFGTVVGASGAIYGLLVAFAFMVPNAELALMFIPVPIKAKYFVPGILAIDLFLGFKGQSIFGAGSTGIAHFAHIGGALTGFIMMWYWKKNQFNKNRWN, encoded by the coding sequence ATGATGAATATCACTCCAGTTGTAAAACAACTTTTAATAATTAATATTCTGTTTTTTATTGGTTCACAATTAGTGCCAGCATCTTACGATTTATTTGCGCTTTATTATCCTGAAAGCGATAAGTTCAAAGGATGGCAATTGGTAACGCACATGTTTATGCACGCACCTTTTCCAAATATTACCCATATTTTATTTAATATGTTTGCGCTGTATTCTTTTGGTAGTGCTTTGGAACATTTTTGGGGTGGAAAAAAATTCTTGTTTTTTTATGTTTCTTGCGGATTAGGAGCAGCATTATTGCATACAGGAGTGAATTATTACTATTTTCAAGAAGGAATAAGTACGCTTACCGCAAATGGATTTGTTAAGGCGGATATTTTACAGACTTTAAACGAAGGGAAAATAAATACTAGGTGGCAAGATTTAATGTCGGCTATTGATTTTGAAAATTTTACCAGTTCTTATTTTGGAACTGTTGTTGGTGCCTCTGGAGCTATTTACGGATTATTGGTAGCTTTTGCTTTTATGGTTCCGAATGCGGAATTAGCCTTAATGTTTATTCCAGTTCCTATTAAAGCGAAATATTTTGTACCTGGAATTTTAGCAATTGATTTGTTTTTAGGTTTCAAAGGACAATCTATTTTTGGCGCAGGAAGTACAGGAATTGCCCATTTTGCTCATATCGGAGGCGCTTTGACAGGTTTTATAATGATGTGGTATTGGAAGAAAAATCAATTCAACAAAAATCGTTGGAACTAA